The following nucleotide sequence is from Streptomyces bathyalis.
GCCGGACAGGACCCTGGACGTCCGTACCCGATTCGGGTTCGTACGGGTCTACAAGTTCGAGGGCACAGGCCGCGACGACGTCGATCCGCTGGTGCTGCTGCCGGGTCGCTCCTCGCCCACCCCCGTGTGGGCGGACAACATGCCCTCCCTGCTGAAAGTCGCGGACGTGTACGCCGTGGACCTGCTCGGTGAGCCCGGCATGAGCGTGCAGGAGGCCCCGATCGCCACCGACGCCGACAACGCCGCGTGGCTCGACCGGACCCTCGCGGCGCTGCCCGAGGAGAAGTTCAACGTTCTGGGCCTGTCCATAGGCGGATGGACTGCCACGAATCTGGCTGTCCACCACCCGGAACGGATCAACGCCCTGATGCTGATCGACCCGGTCTACACCTTCAGCGGCATGCCCGCGGAGACGGCGGTGAGGGCCATCCCTGCCTCGGTGCCTTGGCTGCCCAAGTCCTGGCGCGACTCGTTCAACTCCTACACCGCCGGCGGCGCACCGGTGGAGGACGTACCCCTGGCCCGCATGACCGAGACCGCCATGAGCACCTACGCGATCAAGCTTCCCCAGCCCACCCTGATCTCCGAAGACGACCTGGCAGGTCTGAAGATGCCCGTGCTCGCCATCCTCGCCGGCGACTCCGTCATGCACGACATCGACGCCTCCCGCCAGGTCGCCGAGCGCCGTCTGCGCAACGGAACCGTCGTGGTCCACGAGGACGCCTCCCACGCCGTGGGCTCGGAACAACCCGAGGACATCGCCCGCCAGGTCCGCGAGTTCCTCGCCGCCCCCTGACCCGGGCCCGTTAGAACACGGAGCAGGGGGAGTTGACGAGTCCTGCACCTGGACCGGGCCACGCCACCGCGGCCGCGGGCTCTGGCTCCGGCTCCGGCTCGAAGGGCGACGAGCTGCCGTACTGGCCATCGATCAGTGGGCTCCGAAGCCGATGGAGAGCCGATTTGGTCAGGTGCCGGCAGGGGCCTTGGTCTCTTCGGCTGTTTCCGGCGATGGGGGCGTGTTCTTGGGATAGAGCATGGAGCGGGCCTGGGTGCTGTCGAAATCGTTCTCCCACTTGCCGATCACGATGGTGGCGATGGCGTTGCCGAGGACGTTGATGAAGACCCGGCCCTCGTTGAGGATGCGGTCGATCCCGACGATCAGTGACAGGGCGGCCAGGGGGATGTGGCCGACTGCGGTGACGGTGCTGGCGAGAACGATGAACGCGCCGCCCGCGATGCCGGCAGTGCCCTTGCTGGTGAGCATCATGACCCCCACCATGACCAGCTGTTGCTGCCAGGACAGGTCGATGCCGACGGCCTGGGCCATGAACATGGAGGCCATCGTCAGGTAGACCGCGGAGCCGTCAAGGTTGAAGGAGAAGCCGGAAGGGATGACGATGCCGACCACGGGCCGGCCGACGCCGAGGGTCTCCAGTTTGCGTACGAGCTGCGGCAGGACGGCCTCGCTGGAACAGGTGCTGAGCGCTACGAGCAGTTCGGCCTTGAGGAACCGCATGAGAGCGAACAGTCCGAGGCCGCAGATCCGCATGATGGCGCCCAGCAGCACCAGGACGTAGACGATGCAGGTGGCGGTGAACAGGACGATGAGATAGGCGAGTTGTTTCAGGCTCTCGGCACCGTAGGTGGAGACCACCATTGCCAGGGCACCGAAGGTGCCCACAGGAGCCAGCCGCATCACCCAGCCAACGATCCGGAACACCACGTCCGAGAGGGCGCGGATGCCGTTGGTCAGTGGGGCCGCCTCCTCCCCGGCCATGTTCAGCGCTATCCCGAAGACGATCGAGACCAGCAGGGCAGCCAGGATCGCGTCCCCCGTGAGCGCACCGAACAGCGAGGTGGGGATCAGGGAAGAGATGAACCCGGTGAAGGTGGCGTGTTCTTCGCTCGTCTTGGGGACATCGTCAGTGTTCAGCGTCGAGGGGTCGACGTCGAGCCCGGCGCCGGGTTGGAAGACGTTTGCGACGACCAGGCCGATCAGCATCGATGCCAGCGACAGCACGAGGAAGTAGCCGATCGCCTTCACGCCGATCCGGCCGGCCTTGCGCAGGTTGTCCATGGAGGCGATGCCGGTGGTGACCACGCAGAAGACGACGGGTATCACGATCATC
It contains:
- a CDS encoding alpha/beta fold hydrolase — translated: MGRRQQDDGTKPSRGRPDRKPGWKRRRRTMLAITAAVVVVTVLTAAFALRTPSPVGHWNSAQAQQEFLRDYKAAMEDMPEPDRTLDVRTRFGFVRVYKFEGTGRDDVDPLVLLPGRSSPTPVWADNMPSLLKVADVYAVDLLGEPGMSVQEAPIATDADNAAWLDRTLAALPEEKFNVLGLSIGGWTATNLAVHHPERINALMLIDPVYTFSGMPAETAVRAIPASVPWLPKSWRDSFNSYTAGGAPVEDVPLARMTETAMSTYAIKLPQPTLISEDDLAGLKMPVLAILAGDSVMHDIDASRQVAERRLRNGTVVVHEDASHAVGSEQPEDIARQVREFLAAP
- a CDS encoding cation:dicarboxylate symporter family transporter is translated as MTSTTTASDRPLRSRLNRLIRELWFQVVLAAVLGIAVGTAAPGFGEALSPLNDWFIALVKMIVIPVVFCVVTTGIASMDNLRKAGRIGVKAIGYFLVLSLASMLIGLVVANVFQPGAGLDVDPSTLNTDDVPKTSEEHATFTGFISSLIPTSLFGALTGDAILAALLVSIVFGIALNMAGEEAAPLTNGIRALSDVVFRIVGWVMRLAPVGTFGALAMVVSTYGAESLKQLAYLIVLFTATCIVYVLVLLGAIMRICGLGLFALMRFLKAELLVALSTCSSEAVLPQLVRKLETLGVGRPVVGIVIPSGFSFNLDGSAVYLTMASMFMAQAVGIDLSWQQQLVMVGVMMLTSKGTAGIAGGAFIVLASTVTAVGHIPLAALSLIVGIDRILNEGRVFINVLGNAIATIVIGKWENDFDSTQARSMLYPKNTPPSPETAEETKAPAGT